gaatttcgcatgaaggagacggtggtctgatcccatttggggacaaagaaaaacagtcaggcaaaaccaatgattgaatatgatgtggtcaattttgttgtcaAAATGTCCAAAGGCACAAGCACAAGAAGGCTACGAAAACATTCCATGCGTTGATTGTGCATCGTCCCCTCAAGTGTGCAGATTGGTGTGACAAAGTTCCATGTGACTCCTTTGAAGTACCAGGGTCAGTGTGGTTCTTGCTGGGCCTTCAGTGCAACTGGTTCCCTTGAAGGACAGATGTTCCAGAAAACTGGCAAACTTGTTTCATGGAGTGAACAGAACCTGGTGAACGGTTCTAGAGCTCAGGACAATATCGGCTGCAATGGAAGACTCATGGACAATGCTTTTCAGTATGTTAAGGATAACAGAGGCCTGAATTCCGAGGAGTCCTATCCATACCTCGGGACAGACACAGGTTCATGCAATTGCAAGCCTGAGATTTCCGTTGCCAATGACACTGGCTTCGTGGTTGTTCCTGGCAAGGAGAAGGAGACTGTGCTCACAGTGGCGACTGTAAGGCCTGTCTCTGTCGCTATTGATGCCCATCATTCATCCTTCCAGTTCTACCATCCAGGTATCTATCATAACCCAGACTGCAGCAGTAAAGACCTGGATCATGACGTGCTGGTTGTGGGCGATGGCTATGAAGGAACAGATGCAAACTCAAATAAATATTGGCTTATCAAGAACAGCTGGGGTCCAGAATGGGACTGGAATGGTTATGTGAAAATGCCCAAGATCAAGACAACCACTGTGGAATCATGACAGCAGCCAGCTATCCTGGGGTGTGAGGTGATGTCCTGCACCACAGAAGACTGAGGACAGCATATCTGAGGGGAATTGATCTTAAAACTGACCACACTCTTAATGTgtaaaatatttcactcataaTAGACAAAAATTGGAAATAACACAGACATCCTTGAATGGAACACTACTCAGCAATAAAGGTTTTGCTGTACATACATCAGCCTGTCCCAGATGACTCTCTAGATAACTAAGCTGAGTGAGAAAAGGCAATTCCAAAAAGTTATTTGCTGTTTGATTTTATCTTATAAAATTCTTGAAATGAAATAGATACTTTGGAAAAATATTAGTAGTTGCCAGGGAATAAGGGTGAGCGAGAAGGAGCTAAGCGTTGctataaaagagaacatgagggaTCCTTATATTGTTGGAAATGCTTTGTACGTTAACTATAATGTCGATATCCTGGCTGTGGTATTGACCTACAATTTTTCAAGATGTTTTCCATTGGAGAAAACTATCTGGGGATAGAAaagatcaattttatttattaaaatttcaaactaatctaaaattaaatataatgcatagaaatgcattttatttgtttgataaACTTATTAAATCTTTCtagttaaatattttcaaatatgaataaGTTTTGACTACTACTTCAGCATATTTTTGGACTCTCTTTTTTGAAATATATCATATGAAACTGTATAATTGTTCCCTGCCTTTGATCATCcagtctcttttctctctgtcattTTGGTAGGGTGATAGCTATTGTTCTATTTTACAATTCACCAATTCCTCTATTCTCACCAGTCTGCTGTTCAATTCATCCAGTGACATTTTatgatgttttttttctattctgaagtttctatttgtttcttttttaatctttcatttcCTTGCTAAGACTGACTTTTTCATGTGTTATATTTTCTCTTAAAGCATACATTTCTAGGATTATAGCTACTTGAAGCCCTTTTTCAGATAATTCTTACTTTCTGTTATCTCAGTATCATATCTCTTGGCCATCCTTTCTTATTCAGTTTGAGATCAGCCTGTATCTCACTATGACAAAAGATTTACTTAAATTTGAGTATCTTGGCGATACTTTGTGTTGGATCtgttatattcaaatattttgcaTTAGCAGAATTCAGAATTTTCTGACATGtttgaaatagagaaagaaaagaataatatgcCTCATTACTGAAAGTTTGAGATTAAGGGCACATCCCTCCATTGTGCCTTTACTAACATGCAAGAAAAAAGGATTTCTGATTGAGTCCACATGGCAGGACTAAGAATTCTAGCTCCTCATTAGGCCTTCCCTACCTGCAGCTCTTGAAGTGTCCTAGGCCTCATACTGCTCATGTATGGTCTTCACTAACTTAAATATCCTGTCTAAAtactttgtcttttctaatatTATCTGAGCATAAAGGTTAGGGTAGCTCTTTATAGGATATTAAGAATGAAAGCACAAACTCTTTTGTCATGGGACTGGTACAAATTTctcataaatttatttcataattatatttctattatgtGATATTTAGCCAAACATCACATAACCTCACAAAGAATCCCGAGAGtcagaaagccacaaaaagatgcctgtctttggaaatgaGGCAAacctcatttgccaatgtggtttggcactagcctcagacaatcacaagctaactaccgaactcacaaagctgtgcagagaagccataaaggaagacctcaaagagagaagagaagcagagtTGGTCCATGCGGCAGAagacaggaaaagtatttgcaatgctcgcctgtctattgccaactacaagaccaaggaAGGGGAGTGAAAATatacagtcggcaactacaccacctctgattcgctgatgacattattctaacaacaccaaactttagccaagTGGCAAAAACgttggccgacttcaaccacaaattcagactacagctgaatgtcaccaagacaatgttcatgaaaaacaaacttgtccgtgatgtttcatttgctctcaatggaacaaatatctccgaatgcagcagttatgtgtacctgggtcgagaacttaacttgaggaactacttggtgccagaatgTGCAGGGGGAAGATTGcagcgtgaaatgccttcaaaAGCGGTGAATAAGtgtttaagaggatgaagaatgaagaacctccacctccgggcacatctttccaactccactgttcttcctgcattaacatacacctcagatacctgaaaaaaggatgagaacgctattcaggtatccaacgaggaattaaaagagccatgcctggagtatcatgtttatctcaagtgagagaaggaatccagagttccaacctctgttgacgatcaagaatcagggacactgtcttctttgccaaggcatcaaaaatctgaTTGGCCGGACACGAAATGCATTCAGATATGGCCACTGGACTGGCTTCCACGGGACGTCAagagactgcgtggccgcccacctagaagatggtcagacttcatcaaaatccCGAATGgacgttttgaggctcttcatattcctggagtgagcagataccattgggctacactagcacgttacagggatgaatgaagacattattggaactaactccagcaaatcaaagatcaacaagatgacaagtgatacaagccaAACAGAATAGGTAAAGCTTTAGGTGTGTTATATATTGTTTCACTGTCCTTTTCTTTGTCCCTTGACTTAAAGAcaattcatgtttttatttattttttcttttgtttgtgttttaccCTTTTGGTATTTCCAGCTTGCCATCTACTTCAATTTCCAGTGtgtaatatatgaataaaaataaagctctGGGATTTCACTGTTATAATTCTCTGCATCTGAGGTCTATGGATCATTCATATTCTACATTTCAGAGTCTGCTATTAGTGTATAAAGTGCAGGATTTTTGCATCGTCTCCTCCCttgttatcacttgtatcacttgtcatcctgttgatcttcaatctGCTAGAGCAGTCgtcagttatgtctccattcatccctgtcacgtgctagtgtgtagcccaatgatatctgctcgctccaggaacatgaagagcctcaagccattcatattgactaagaagtctgatcatctagtaggtgggcggccatgtggtgttttgacgtcctgtggaactcccgattccttctctcacttgaaacatgatactccgagcatagctctttcaatttctctctgaggcgtatattagtgcaggaagaacggtggagtcaaaatgaTGTGCCCGAAGCCAGATGTTCctcattctcttaacaacttcttctcggacggttgtccttcatcttgtgttctgcctattctattcaggatgactcaagtgaacaacttgtagacaacagacaacaggcagattgggtgatagttgcctatgtcatgaatgtctcccttcttgaacaacagaatggtcctgctcattttccattgggacagaaccttgcattcagacaggtagcgtgtgaagagccaagccagtgtattgacgaggactggcagcagattcttcaaattatctaaaaaatatttatttaaaattcacccTTTTCCTGTGACTGAAAAATGTCAAGGCTTTCATATTTATCTTCTAAATATTCTTGATTATTATTTAAGCTTTAAGTATATACCATTGATTCTAAGGTGTTTATAAGTGTGTATAAATGTGCTTACATTATTATAGCCTAATAATATCTTGATACCTCTGAGGATATTAGACTAAATTGTCAAGAATTAAAATCTCTTTATATTTCTATGTTCTATatatggtatttttaaattttattttaatattataaaattgttcacaataatttattacacttaatattccaacaccaatcctactcaCCACTACCCCTTCCCACCTTATTTctaatgtttccaccccaacttCCAAACCCTactcccaaagcaggacctacataatttattttgtattgcgtattatgaataatccaaaaaatattatccaaaaacatttccttgaagaaaagtgtttgaagattgttctatttcaccctggagccattaagcccttgtataagagcttactaacatgttgttaaatgttgagtcttgtgtgcatatatatataaatatgtaggtTTTTTCCCTCCCCAAGTTGGTTGCCTTcaactttacaccccatcaaatgtagtgtgctaTACTTGGTACATCAGTGACGTAGGGTATGAAGTATTGTGTGGCCTaggttaatttattattattttttaactgaatgctGTCTTTgaggtccagaagcatctctgtgaCATATTGCTCTCATGTTGccctcttccaagagatttatttgtgaatctctgcaTCATAGTCATTAATGAGATGATATGGCGCCAGCGGCATGGAGATGCAGGGCTGTTGCCCATTCCCCACTCTATGTGAGCCCAGAGATaactgggtttttcagcagattcactaatgtatgaggctcatccaagcctgtggagattggtcGTGAGCATGAAGGAACTGAGTTTTAGAGGTTTTCAAGCTGCAAGGGCTCTGTTGGGACACAGAGGGGGAACTCACCTGCCCCCACTCAGGGTTGCCCCAGATGAGCAAGATTGGCACTAAGTCCAGTGTATAAGGTGCTTTGTTTAACAAATCTAATAAGAGGTTattacaaaatatacaaaatcttACACAACTCAATCACAGAAAAGCAAACAACCACATTTTAGAATGAGTAAAAGTTTTAAATAGATAATTCTTCAAATAAGATGTGCAAACAGCCCGTAGACACACGAAATAAATGTTCAACATCagttattattagggaaatgaaatTCAAATCCACAATTACATGTCATCTCATATTTGTGAGAAAAGCCCACTGTCAAAATCAATAACAAACCACAAGTGTTGGCAAAGATAGAGAGACATGGAAATTGCATAAGACCAAGCAACACCACTCCTAGACATATACCTGAAGGatatgaaaacaattattttttcacttttatgttCATAGCAACATAATTTATAAAACCAAAACATTCAACAACTAAAATACCCACAACTAATGTACTCAATAATAATGAATGCTGTACAACAAtgataaaactaaaatgaaaatgaaaaataagagttCAAAATTTTCAACATGCTCATTTGTCTgattttgtttatgatttttgtggtctattttattatgtttagaTATCCTCCTTGTCTTTTTCcttatctttcatattttctttcttttttatttttggaataaattGGGATAAAATCCAGGGTCTTAGATATGTGAGAAAAGTGCTCTACCACGAAGCTAAACTATAGCTTTGGTCACTAATTTATATTTGACTTCCCTACTAGTAACTTTTGTTCATGTTAGCATGTAAGAATTTTAAGGTCATAggttattctaaaataatttcttttcctaattatatattaaatgattaagtatgttttgtttttgtgaagcagtataatttttattgaacaaatttttttgaaagatgTGATGGGAGATAAAGAGAGGGGCTATACTTGCAAATGAGAGCAAGaacttctccagaggggaaaatcAAGCAAGCAAAGAGTTTTAGAGACATGGCAAGCAGGATATATGTTCAAGGAAGAATAtaggctccaaaacaaagcatGATTAAGTGTATTCTAAATGTCAGCATCATAACAACTTAAGTGTATCAATCTTTTGCTTGATCTGAAATGTTGTTTGAACCATATAACCTGTCCACTGGGTTAATTCTCTTACTTGCTCAAATTCCAAGTCAACATTAGATCCAGTATGCAACTTTACTCTGTCAGCTCCCAAAGGTCATCCATATTGCCTGCCTCCATATTGGTAaggattatttatatattttgaatcatttgtatcccttgtcacttgtcatcccattgatcttcgatttgctcaagcaggcaccagtaacgtctccatttgtccctgtctccagctagtgtagcccaataatatctgctcactccaggaataggaagagcctcaaattgttcattcagggttttgatgaagaagtctgatcatctcgttggtgggcagccacgcggtcttttgatgtcccatggaatccagctgataatagctctagtccagcggtcatctctgaatcgcattacatgtctagcccatctgatttttgattccttggcaaatgagatagtgtccctgattcttgaccatccatggaggtcagaacttcagatttcttctctcacttgagtgagagcatagctctttggattcctctttgggatacctgaattgcgttctcattctgtttgcatagggcccaggtctctgaggcgtatgttaatacaggaagaatggtggagtctaaaagatgtgcccaaagtcaaggttctttgtcctattaaccacttctttgacactcttgaacgTGTTCCactctgctcttttcctcctgcgcagttctgacgccaagtcgttcctcatgtacctcgacccaggtacatatagatgctgcattcagagatgttcgttccattgagagcaaatggaatgtcagggactagttcatttttcatgaacattgttttgctgagattcagctgtagtccgacctttccacactcgcagttgaagttggccagcagtTGTGCtccttgactaatgtttggcattatgagaatgacgtcatcagcgaagcagaggtggcgTACTTGctgactatctatcttcactcccattccttcccactccagtcatcacatgatgttctcaagggtggcactgaagagtttcggtgaaaagTGTTGCCTTgcggaacccctctctttacgtcaatgatcacttccttgaggaatggtgagatcctggtgatgaatctgtTATACAGCTCTCTGAGGACCTTGATGTACTGAGGTTGAAccccctgtttggctaggacttcaatggctgcttcagtctcaacagaatcaaaggcctttttaaatagatgaatgttagacagagcagcatcttgaactctcgagaagcTTCAATGAGTTTATATTTTGAATACTGTTTAAAAAGTATTCACCTCATTTAACTGTTAAATCAATAATTAAAGATACACCAGAGAACTTTGACCTTCtagttatattattaaaataacatggAATAATCCACAACTTGAGAATGGGGAGACTTCAGAACTCAAAGTTATAAACATTGAAatttatcagaatttttttttgaaagcaaTGAGCAATGACTGAAATGGTATGGAAAGGGGAAACTGATAAAAATTCCTGCAGGTAATAGCTATGTAACTTCAAACATTTTGCCTCATATTTAGGGAATGTTTCTTCTTATGCAATATAATTCTGATATAATAAAGAAATGAGAATTGGGTAAACTCTTAACGATGGCTATGAGTTGTACGCTACTTTAAAAGAGAGAAAGTTATATTTTAGTAACACATTAGAAAAGCAGAGAAATTAGCCATTCTGATAGAATTAGAGATATTATAGATGTTATCATAAAATCCAATAAGTCACTTTCAAAAGATATGAAACAGAAAGTTCTCACAGATGTACATTTGAAAAATTAGTCATGCACCTTACAAGTAAACACCTGATGGAAAAATATGAACTGTATGCAACTTAATTGATTATACTGATCTCACAGACAAAAGTGGCAATTGCTTttcattaaaaactataaaaatttataaaagaactattttataaactgtttgtttctttgctgttCTTTCATTACCTActttcttcactttctttttttatatatatctgaAACCATATTCATTTAGGATTCAGCCAAAAGAAACAGCAGGGCTCTCTTGAACCTGCCACCAATGATTTATTAAgctcattttctattcatttgtttatagatcaaacacagaaagaaaggCTCAACAATATTGAACATATTTAATAAAAAGCACACACACCAAGTATTTAAACTTTGCATTGTGCTAGGTTAGACATTTTAGGCAAAAGACAATAATTACACATAGGCAATTGCTTTGATGTAACTTCTCAAATCAATACAGCTACTTAGTACAAGGTAGGCATTTATGTATGTTTAGCATTGGCACCCTTTCCAGAGTATGACATTTCAGGTAACTTTGCTTTATTTCAGACATGGGAAAACAGATAAATGAACTTCTTATTGACAGCCTCTTTCTCACTAGCTAGCCTTTATAAATGGGATGTCATTAATCTCCCATTTGCTACAACAGCAGTCTCCAAATTGGTTGACTGTGCACCTCATTAGTGAAAAAGTTCTTGTTTTGAtggttactttttatttataaataataaatcttaCTGCATGAAAGctgattattaaatatatacatttttttaaagtgaagatGTTAGGTGAATATGATAAACAGTTGGAAAAGAAAGTTCTAGTTGTTTCTTTCTGTGATTTAAGGGCCATCATTCTCACTGCATCACTCTGGAAACAATCATTCTGAAAAATTAATGGACTCATGATACAAAACTTATTTTGAACCAGCATAAGTATCTCCATAAGGTTGTGAACTATACtgctttatttaaatttgttataGAATCACATGGCTTTCTTTgagcaattttaattttaaaaacattaataatctttaaaatatattagtacaacagtttttttgtttattttcaacaCAAAATTAAGGTCTTTGAGTGTGTACCTGCCCTTATGTTAGAATCTCTTCCATTTCTAACTAGAGGTGAAGTGATGACACAAGGTGCCATTTAAAACATTCCCTCATTTTAAACCCAGTGTCCTGTGTCAGGGTTTCATATTAACAGTGCTACTTCTTCTTGATAAAAGTAGATCGATGACTTTGTACAGGTCATATGTCTTCTCAGAGAGGCCAGGAACTATCTGGTGAGTGTCTGTTAGACTATAATCAGTCTAGATGATTACTATAAACTTAAAATGCGGCTTAGCTAGTTAAAGTGAGATATtttaacaaaagaagaaaatgattgaaaaattaattcaacaGTTACAATGCAAAGATAATcagggaagaagaaatagaagaataacATATTTTATGATATGTCACTGCATTCATAAAGCTCAATTTATGTGACCACTGTATATTCCTTTTCATGAAAGAAAATCTAAGGATCTATCTTGGTAAACAAAGTATTGCATTGAACAAAATAGGCATTAGAATTCATTTTCAACTTCTGGGGACAATAGCAAGCTCAAAGGCACAATGAATTTAAGATGTAAGCAAAATTTGATTGTGATATTAAGTGGTCTattgaaaaatttaagaagatgTTCACAATTCTAGAATCTTAGACATGTTCTAACTATAAAACAgtgaaaatgatttatttatcattatgCTATTTTTAGTGCAGTTCCAAATGTTTGaatcaacaaaagaaattaaagtaaaaacACACATAACATATATTAATACTGCATTGatttgtaatttattattatgtgatttcaaatatttcatttttatagttattattttgcctgtgatatatattcaaaataatgaacCAGTGATATGTTCAATTATACAGAAATGAtctcagagagaaaaggaaaaataatggtaAATTAACAAATTCTTCTGTTGCTCAACAAAATAAGAATATCAAAACAATGCCATTATAAAAGGTACATACTACAAATTATATTTTGCCATTCTCTAACAAATTCATCAAATTCTTTTTGCCAAGGTTTAGGCAAAGCAGGGGATGAAGTACACcaaat
The nucleotide sequence above comes from Sorex araneus isolate mSorAra2 chromosome 1, mSorAra2.pri, whole genome shotgun sequence. Encoded proteins:
- the LOC101558938 gene encoding procathepsin L-like produces the protein MDNAFQYVKDNRGLNSEESYPYLGTDTGSCNCKPEISVANDTGFVVVPGKEKETVLTVATVRPVSVAIDAHHSSFQFYHPGIYHNPDCSSKDLDHDVLVVGDGYEGTDANSNKYWLIKNSWGPEWDWNGYVKMPKIKTTTVES